The Amphiprion ocellaris isolate individual 3 ecotype Okinawa chromosome 24, ASM2253959v1, whole genome shotgun sequence DNA window gaaaaaaatttaCCCACAATGAGGAAACATGTACCCACAATGCGGAAAAATGTACccacaatgaggaaaaacatagccacaatgaggaaaaacatAGCCACAATGAAGAAAAACGTACCCACAACGAGGAAAAAGGTACcaacaatgaggaaaaatgtacCAACAATGAGGAAAAAGGTACCCACAATGAGGAAAAAGGTACCCACAATGAGGAAAAAGGTACCCACAATGAGGAAAAAGGTACCCACAATGAGGAACAATCTACTCACAATGAGGAAAAAGGTACCCACAATGAGGAAAAAGGTACcaacaatgaggaaaaatgtaccaacaatgaggaaaaaaatttacccacaatgaggaaaaatgtatccacaatgaggaaaaatgtacCCACAGTGATGACAAACGTACCCACAATGAAGAAAAAGGTACCCACAATGAAGAAAAAGGTACCCACAATGAGGAAAATGTAcccacaatgaggaaaaatgtacCAACAATGAGGAAAGAGGTACCCACAATGAGAAAAAGGTACCCACAATGAGGAAAAACGTAGCCACAATGAAGAAAAAGGTACCCACAATGAAGAAAAAGGTACccaatgaggaaaaatgtacCAACAATGAGGAAAAACGTACCCACAATGAGGAAAAACGTGCTACGAGTGATTAAAAATGAGCCAATAGTGATTAAAATGAGCTAACAGTTAGTTAAAATGACCTAACAGTGATTAATAATGAACTAAGTGATTAATAATGAGCTAATAGTGAGCTAAAACGAGCTAACAGTGATGAAAACGGGCAAACAGTGAGTTAAAACTAGCTAatagtgagttaaaatgagcaaacagtGATTAATAATGAGCtaacagtgagttaaaatgagttAACAGTGAATTAAAACTAGCtaacagtgagttaaaatgagctAACAGTGACCTAAAATAAGCTAACAGTGATTAATAATGAGCTAACAGTAATTAATAATGAGCTAATAATGAGCTAAAATGAGCtaacagtgagttaaaatgagctAACAGTGATTAAAATGAGCTAACAGTGAGCTAAAATGAGCTAACAGTGAATTAAAATGAGCTAACAGTGATTAAAACCAGCTGTCGTCACCTTTCAGAGACGCGATCATGCGAGGACATCTCTGCTGCAGGAAgtccttcagctgctgccagGCTCTCTTCAGTACCGGGTAGTACTGGATGTACCGGCCCAGGTCCCCGTAATACTGCCTGAACAGACAGTACCAGGACACACCGCTCTGCAGCCGGTCGgcactgcacacacacgcacgcacagacagacagttaacCTGCAGCATTGTGTGTTTCCAGGTGGGTAAATGAGCTCCACTCACTCTGACAGCAGCCAGTGTTTGCAGCACAGAGACTTCCACAGCGGGTTGTGTTTGGACAGATCGTTCAATCTGCGGCTCACGTAGCTGCACCTGGAGGGGGCGGGGTCATGTGGTGGGTGCGGGGCCAGACACCGATGAAATCAAAACATTGAAATGACGACGTCACTTTGACCTACTGAAGAGgatttttgtacagttttgtgtctctttgtggtcgttttgtgtgtctttgttgctaACATTCAACATGAATTTCAAATTACCCGAAACAATAATAGAAGTCgtccaaaataattgaaattgTTCCAAAACGACAACTATGAAGAAATTCTCCCAAATGACTCAGtttgatggtggaacatctacagatgatggtgGGACATCTACAGCAGATAAAATGGATTTTTATCTAGTAAAATATGTTGATTCCAGaattgttgaaaaataaataatcaaagaaattcaagtttAGGTTTcacaaaaagaaatgataaaaacccgcaaaacaaccagaaaaccagagacacaaaaaatccaATGGTCCACCTACATGTAAAACCAGTATATAGACTTTAAACTATGTGAAGTAAAACATGCAGGACTGGTAGTACATGATGCAGTATTTCTACATGACATGCAGTAAACCCATCAAAGCTCTAAATAATGACAGTACAAGTACCTCAGTACTACTTTGATCAGTAGTTACAGAACACTCTGGGTTTAAAGGAACTAACCAGctgagctgcagccaaacaaacaAGCTGATAGCATCTGTTAGCATGCGGCTAACTGTAAACAAGATCTCTATCTGGGTTTAAAGTCGCGATGTTAGCTCGGTGCTCCCTGACAGCCAGAGACAGAGTCTCCATCTATCCAACACTCTCTGTAAACAGCTGTCAGCAGctcctttctctgtctttattagaaatgacaacaaacacagcagctaacTGAGCTAACTAGCTGCTGGAGTTTGGGGCTGTTAGCCGACCGTTAGCTGCGCAGCTTAGTCCCGTTCCTCTCCGTCTCTGCTCTCCAGGTAACAGCCGGTGTTGGCACCGTTAGTCCCGGGGTACGTACCGGACCAGGTCCCTGAAGCCCAGGTAGGACAGGACGTGCAGCAGTGGGTCTGAGGGCAGCTCGTCCATCCGTAACTCCGGGGAAGATGCCATTGTTAGCATTAGCaacgcttcttcttcttctcttctgaGCTTCAAGCAGCTGGAAGCTGCATACCGCCCGCTGCTGCGCAGGAGTGTACTGCGCATCATTCTTCTTCTCTGGACTAATAAACATCCTGACTGTTATTAACTGTGTTTAAATTACTGCTGGAAAACAACAACTGCGTACTATActacactatactatactgtactgtactgtactgtactgtactatactacacTATACTATTTATAGATATTCTTTTCCTATTCttttcaggttctggttctggttcaggttcaggttcaagttctggttcaggttcaggttctggttctggttgtggttctggttttggttcaggttctggttcaGGTGTAGAATTGTCTGACTACCCCTCATCATCATTCTGCtgcttgtttctgtttctgtcctgatCCAGATGTTCGCTGGGTTCTCCTCAGTCAGAACTCTGGTTCTGGTGCCTCCAGTGGAGGAACAGCGCCACCTGTCTGCTGGAGCTGTCAGGAGGTTCTCAGTGTGTGAGCTGACTGAGATCAGAAAGAATATTAACGTTCTAAAGAGGATTTATTGCCAAACAGgtgatttctgctgttttctggaAGCTCTGAACATTTTACAGGAGATAGCTGAGATATAAAGCCATCCTCTGGAGTCAGGCctgaaaacatctggaacatctggagcaTCGCCAGGTTTCTGTTCATACTTTGAGTTTTTACATCTGTCATCgctctctctctgcagcaaATCTGGACCAATCAGCAGCGAGCAGCACCGCACCATGTGACCGGTCTGAGCTGTTCCCATGCAGCGGAGCAGCGATGCAGCAGAGAGTCAGCAGGATTACAGCTGCAACATCTGGACAGGAGCTGCTCCCATCACAGGGAGATCATCATGTTCTCATGTTTAAAGAACTTTATTATCACTGCAGCTCCGTTATTTCCCTTCATCATTAACAGGAAGCTTCAGTTTTACTCCTGGAGGACAGATTTCACCAGCAGACCAACCACAAACCAGCAGAAAACGTCATCAAaattatttagtattttacagattattgaacatttacttttatttatttaaaaaatgtattttacagattatttgaCCTTAGTCCACCACCTAGATGcttaataaaacactgaaaatgagcAATATTTAGtggaaaatgtctctttttgttttgtttttactgttagtCAGTTCTGGTCCATAAGAGCTGTCAggatattattatttatcacattttatggatttatttaacttttactgttgcttttttaccatttgtgcaaaattaaaaatacttaaagtatttcttttaaatataaagtcaagataaaaatacagaaaattgtctgttttttattgttgattttattgttttattttagaaaatgttttgtttgttttgctattCATATATTCTGTTTAAGAgtgaaaacattctttttttttctagaatcaccattttaaaaaattctattattttttttactgttgttaGACCATTAATACatctttaaaatgatttgtactttattgtttttttttactgtagttacaccgtttaaaatgtgaatgtttgctacaataaaatcatcattaaaatgcagaatattgtattttattctcCAGATTCATGGATCAGGATGTGATCTTCCAGCTGGAATCATGACTATTTATTAATCCATAACATACAGAACTACAGTGAGAACTACATTCTGAACTACAGTCATCATGCGTCTCCGAGGACAACAGAACAGGAAATAGAGGACAGACTCTTGTTCCGACTGACTCTACATCATGACAAACTGTTCagacttttattctgaaaggaACCATTTACATTCAGGAAGGAAGTCCAACATGTCGTGTGAATTAAAGTTCAGGAACGAAGCGACTTCCTGCCGCGGAACTAAAAATAAGGCTGGCGGTTGGTTGCGTGTGCAGTTGCCATGGTAACACGTCCACGATGGTGCGTTGGCTTTGATTGACAGCATGCAGTTAGGGGGAGCGGGCGTCCACGTCTCGGGGGGTCGCTGCTCGTCGGTTGCCATGGTAACGGCGGCGACCAGCCACCGGTTTACATTCAGCGGGCCGCCGGGCGAGTCTCATTGACGAACACTAGcgtctcctgtctctctctctctcagcggTCCAGGTCGTCTCTGCCTCCTTCCTCCTTGGCGTCTTTGTCCCTGTCCTCCTCCCTCGTCCCCTGTCTCTTCAGGTCCTGGAACACCTCGGTGAAGAAGTGCGGGTCGGCGTTGAGGCGCAGCATGTCACCGCTCAGACGCTCGATGGCCTCCAGCGCTCGCTCCCAGAACGCATCACGGCTCGACTCCACCAGGAAGGGTTTCAGAGGGTATGAAATCTCATTGCCCAGGTACGAGTAGGACAGGTAGAGACATGTCAGGAAGGTGGCATGGAGCTCCTGCTCTGAAGACGTGTCCTCGTCCACCACGTCCCTGCACAGCAGGTACACGAAGACCAGACTGGCAGGACTGATGAAGCACTGATCCTGGAGGGGACAGGAAAGGATGGGTAGGACTACAGGACAGGACAGGTAGGACTACAGGACAGGACAGGTAGGACTATAGGACAGGACAGGTAGGTCTACAGGACAGGACAGGTAGGACTACAGAGACAGGACAGGTAGGACTATAGGGACAGGACAGCACAGGTaggactacaggacaggtagGACTACAGAGACAAGACAAGTAGGACGACAGAGACAGGACAGGTaggactacaggacaggtagGACTACAAGACAGGTAGGACTACAGGACGGGACAGGTAGGACTACAGAGACAGGACAGGTAGGActacaggacaggacaggacaggtaGGACTACATAGACAGGACAAGTAGGTCTACAAGGCAGGACAGGTAGGACTACAGAGACAGGACAGGTAGGACTACAGGGATAGGACAGCACAGGTAGGACTACAGGACAAGACAGGTACGACTACATAGACAGGACAAGTAGGACTACAGGGACAGGACAGGTAGGACTACAGAGATAGGACAGGTAGGACTACAGAGACAGGACAGGTAGGACTACAGGGATAGGACAGCACAGGTAGGACTACAGGACAAGACAGGTACGACTACATAGACAGGACAAGTAGGACTACAGGGACAGGACAGGTAGGACTACAGGGACAGGACCTGACAGGTAGGACTACAGGACAGGACAGGTACAACTACAGAGACAGGGCAAGTAGGTCTACAGGACAGGACAGGTAGGACCACAGAGACAGGACAGGTAGGACTAGAAGGACAGATAGGACTAGAGGGACAGGTAGAACTACCGGACAGGTAGGACTACAGGGACAGGACAAGACATGTAGGACTGCAGGACAGGATAGGTACGAGTACAGAGACAGGACAGGTACGActacaggacaggacaggacaggtaGGACTACAGAGACAGGACAGGTAAGACTACAGGACAGGTAGGACTGCAGGACAGAACAGGATAGGTAGGACTACATAGACAGGACAGGTAGAACTACATAGACAGGACAGGTAGACCTACAGGACAAGACTGGACAGGTAGGACTACAGGACAAGACAGGACAGGTAGGACTACATAGTCAGGGCAGGTAGATCTACAGGGACAGTACAGGTAGGACTACAGGACTGGACAGGTAGGACTACATAGACAGGACAGGTAGGATTACAGGGACAGAACAGGTAGGTCTACAGGGACAGAACAGTTGGGACTACAGGACAGGACAGGTAGGACTACAGGACAGTACTGGACAGGGAGGTCTACATAGACAGGACAGGTAGGACTACAGGACAGGACGGGTAGGACTACAGAGACAGGACAGGTAGGACTACATACACAAGATAGGACAGGACTACAGAGACAGGACAGGTAGAACTACATAGATAGGACAGGACAGGACTACAGGACAAGACAGGTAGGTCTACAGGACAGGACAGGTAAGACTACAGGGACAGGACAGGTAGGACTACAGGACAGTACAGGACAGGTAGGTCTACATTGACAGGACAGGTAGGACTACAGGACAGGACAGGTAGGACTACATAGACAGGACAGGTAGGACTACAGGACAGGGCAGGTAGAAGTACTTCTCCTCTGTGAGGATCAGTACTGATCTGATCAGAATAAATCAGGATTCTACACCATAAAATGGTAATGTGACCTTCagccataaaacaaacaaacaaacaagcaaacaacaataacaacaacagcacattACCTGCCAGCCCTGAACCAGCAGTGCCCGGTCCACAGTCCGGAACCAAACCACGATCTGATTGGACGAAATCTCCTTCAGCTTGACACAACGACGAACCAGGAAGTCTGAGAGACACCGGAGGAGCTCACCTGTGGACGCCTGAGGACACAAGGAGACAAGAAGGGAGGAGACAAGAAGACAAGGAGAAAAGGAAACAGGGAGGAGACAAGCAgacaaggaaggaaggagggaaggagggaggagacaaggaaggaggagatgaggagacaaggaaggaaggagggaggagacaaggagataagaaaggaaggagggaggagacaaGAAGACATGGAGACCAAGAGACAAGAagtgaggagagaaggagggaggagacaaGGAGGGAAGGAGGCAATGAGGGAAGAGACAAGGAGGcaaggagggaaggagggaggaggcaaGGAGGCAAAGATGGAAGGAGGCAATGAGGGAAGAGAGAAGGCGacaagagaaggagggaggagacaaGGAGGCAATAAGTGAGGAGACAAGGAGGCAGGAGACAAGGAGGCATGGAGGGAAAAGACAGGAAGGGAGTAGACAAGGAGgcaaggagggaggaggacagACAGTAAAGATGTCTCATGAACAGAATCAGTTAAATTCTTTCAGatgttttaaactttaaatccTTCTAACTGGTTCTCTATGGTTCTAACTGGGTCTCTCTGGTTCTAACTGGTTCTCATCCTGACTCTCTGAACCGGACCATGCAGCACCGACCTGAACCACCACCCTCGGCGGGGACACGGGGAGCTCCGGCCGGCCCTGCCTCTGCCGGTGGCCTCGCTCCGGGACGGTGGGGACGGGCACCGGGATGGGTCCGTGCCTGTGTCCGGCCTTGGGCGCTCTATGCCCGGCGTCTGCGTCGGGCTGCTCCCGCCGCTGCTGCTCGGTCACCGGCTTCACCTTCTTGCCGCCCTTCCTCTTGGCTCGCGCGGCCACGAGGCGCTTCTTCCAGGTGAGCGCGTGCAGCAGCAGCGCGTGCcgcttcttctttttcttcttcgtctccttctcctcttcatcctcagcatcctcctcctcctccggcgGCTCCTGCACCGAGAGCTTCTCCGGTCCACGAGTCGCGGCTTTCCGCGAGCCCGGAGACAGAGACAGCACCGTTCCCATGACGACAACCGGACCGAGGGGCGCGAGCCTCTGCAGCAGcaacggaggaggaggaggaggaggaggggggaggaggggggaggctgtccacctgtctgtctgcatcctcacctgtctgtctgcatcctcacctgtctgtctgcatcctcacctgtctgtctgcatcctCACCTGTCTGTCGCTCTCTGATACACAAACATGACTCACAACCTGTCAGAAATCACTCAGATTAGACCCAAAACACTCAAAACCTGCTcatcatgacatgaaatgaGTCAAAGAAAGACTCAGATTAAGTCAACATGACTcaaattttgagaaaaaatattaaaaatggtgcaaaatgactcaaaattattcaaaaataactcaaattaGTCCAACATGACTTAAAACTCACCCAAACTATCTCAAATCTGGATACAAATGACAcagaatctgtcagaaatgactcaatatttgcCCAAAATGTCTTGGATCCTGCTCATCATGAACCAAAATTAGTAAAATCAAGATTTAGATTAGGTTAATGTGACTCAAATGTTGCCCTAAACAACTCAAATCTTGatcaaaatgtcttgaaacctGCTCAgcatgactcaaaattagtcccAACTGACTcaaattttgtgaaaaattattagaaatagcataaaatagctcaaatttattttaaaaataactcaaattaGCTCATCATGACTCCAAACTTgcccaaactgactcaaaattagaccagaatgactcaaaattttaaTATCATGACCCAAGATTACTAAATAAAGACTTAGATTAGGTCAACATGACTCAAATGTTGTCCTAAACTACTCAAATCTTGatcaaaatgtcttgaaactgcTCAGCATGTCTCAAAATGAGTAACAAATGATTGAAATTAGCCAAACATGActctaaatgtgtccaaactgactcaaattTGGATccaaataattcaaattttgtgaaaaattaataaaaacagcataaaatggctcaaaattatccaaaaataacacaaattatcCCAACATGACTGAAATCTAgatcaaaattacacaaaatctgtcagaaatgattcaacattagattaaaatgactggaaacctGCTCATCATGACTCAGTATTAGTAAATAAAGACTCACATTAGGTCAAAATGACTGAAGTATTGATCAAAATGCCTTGAAACCTGCTTATCATGactcaaaattattaaaaaatgacttaaattttgtgaaaatttactaaaaatgcaacaaaatggctcaaaattactcaatatGACTCAAAACGTGTCTATTATGACCCCAATATAGTCAAATAAAGACTCAGATTAGGTCAACGTGACTCAAATGTTGTCCTAAACAACTCAAATCTTgataaaaatgtcttgaaactgcTCAGTATGAATCAAAATGAGTCCCAAACGGCTCAATAGCACCAAATGACTCAACAATATTTCTAAATAACTCCagttttgtccaaaattactgaaaatttgtccaaaaacaaaagattCAAAGTCATCTTGTCAACCTTGTACTGACATTAGAGCCTCAACAGCTGGTGGAATGTAATAGAATCATGGGTCCATCCATAGAAGACCAGTGACAGGACCTtcatggagacactagaccagcctggTCCACCTTCCATCACCGCTGCTTTCATTCTGGAGCTTTAAATGTCTCCTCAGTTTTCTTTAAGGTGGTCAGAGGATGGTCTGAGCTGCAGCGTCCACCAGAGGGAGCCTGATGacgatgaagaagatgaagataaagCCTTTTAAATGCTTCAAACCATCACCGGTTCTTCCTGGACTTGATCTGGAACCAGGTGGAAGTGAGACAGAATTATCCAAAAGACATAAACCTGTCCTCAATGACccaagatttgtccaaaaagactctaaaatgtccaaaaaaagaccctaaataactcagaattgctgtctaaaattacataaaccTGACCATAAcagtcaaaaatgtcaaaaaagactCAACATTTAtccaaaataagataaaatgtccaaaatgacataaattttACCAAAAGAGTCACATAAGGCCCAAGAAGATTCAAACTTTACCCACAACGACTTTAAGCTGGTCCATAATGAGATAAAGATTGTCTAAGATGACTTGAGACTGTCCTAAAGGAGTCAAAACTGACCAAAAGACTTAAAATTGCCCAAAAAgactcaagatttgtccaaaaaagacttaaaattgtcaaaaaaaccctaaataaCTCTGaattgttgtccaaaatgacataaacctgACCACTAGAGTCAATAATGTCCAAGAAGTCTCAAACTTTACCCACAATGACTTTAAGCTGCTC harbors:
- the LOC111574205 gene encoding cyclin-dependent kinase 5 activator 2-like, which produces MQTDRWTASPLLPPPPPPPPPLLLQRLAPLGPVVVMGTVLSLSPGSRKAATRGPEKLSVQEPPEEEEDAEDEEEKETKKKKKKRHALLLHALTWKKRLVAARAKRKGGKKVKPVTEQQRREQPDADAGHRAPKAGHRHGPIPVPVPTVPERGHRQRQGRPELPVSPPRVVVQASTGELLRCLSDFLVRRCVKLKEISSNQIVVWFRTVDRALLVQGWQDQCFISPASLVFVYLLCRDVVDEDTSSEQELHATFLTCLYLSYSYLGNEISYPLKPFLVESSRDAFWERALEAIERLSGDMLRLNADPHFFTEVFQDLKRQGTREEDRDKDAKEEGGRDDLDR